Proteins co-encoded in one Trueperella abortisuis genomic window:
- a CDS encoding NAD-dependent epimerase/dehydratase family protein: MTSKFDTLRNKTVLVTGGAGLVGSRIGKFLKGCGAHTICIDPLDAYHFDYRRLFEADRYYDEIIVEYLHSYTSLRALMHNVDFVVHAAACADVAECTHNPVRASEMNLMAAATLFDAMRNASSCSRIVVVSSASVYGSGGDGIVWKESASHSPISSYANAKVWLENEARLRSRESGFEAVILRYFSVYGQPQLPKIGSHSWCVATFTARAQLGLDLCLHGGGHQVRDFVHVDDVARATVLALVGENCAGQTLNVGTGVGTTVRSVAERIRALYGGEPRLVNTGVPTGDPLGGIACTGKAKSVLGFESQIPFELGLRQYVDWFRNAELPEAVFKAVEY; this comes from the coding sequence GTGACGTCCAAATTTGATACGCTCCGCAATAAGACCGTTCTTGTTACGGGTGGTGCCGGCCTCGTCGGCAGCCGGATTGGTAAGTTCCTCAAAGGCTGCGGCGCCCACACAATATGTATCGATCCTCTCGACGCGTACCACTTTGATTATCGTAGACTATTCGAAGCCGATCGCTATTATGATGAGATCATCGTCGAATACTTACATTCTTACACGTCGCTGCGTGCGCTAATGCACAACGTTGACTTCGTTGTTCATGCTGCGGCGTGCGCTGACGTAGCCGAGTGCACGCACAACCCCGTCCGCGCTTCGGAAATGAACCTGATGGCCGCGGCCACGCTGTTCGATGCGATGCGTAATGCATCAAGCTGTTCGCGGATTGTGGTTGTTTCCTCTGCTAGTGTTTATGGTTCTGGCGGCGATGGAATCGTCTGGAAGGAGTCAGCGTCTCATTCGCCGATATCGTCGTATGCAAACGCTAAGGTCTGGCTCGAGAATGAAGCTCGCCTGCGTTCACGGGAAAGTGGGTTCGAGGCGGTCATACTCCGATATTTTTCTGTCTATGGTCAACCCCAGCTTCCAAAGATTGGGAGCCACTCTTGGTGCGTCGCCACTTTTACGGCCCGCGCACAATTGGGGTTGGACCTTTGCCTACATGGGGGTGGGCATCAGGTTAGGGACTTTGTTCATGTTGACGATGTTGCGCGAGCGACTGTGCTGGCCCTCGTCGGCGAGAATTGCGCCGGGCAGACGTTGAATGTGGGTACCGGTGTAGGAACGACTGTTCGGTCTGTTGCGGAACGGATTCGTGCACTCTATGGAGGTGAACCGCGGCTTGTGAATACAGGTGTCCCCACTGGTGATCCGCTTGGCGGCATCGCCTGCACAGGGAAGGCTAAGTCAGTGCTCGGTTTCGAATCTCAGATTCCTTTCGAACTCGGTCTCCGGCAGTATGTGGACTGGTTCAGGAATGCCGAACTCCCCGAAGCTGTGTTCAAGGCTGTCGAATACTGA
- a CDS encoding WbqC family protein — protein sequence MNSFVAQQPRYLPWVGFFERALIADYVVIQDDLQFVRQEYQSRTRVADRNSLGWRWLTVPIHAKFGQAINAVFPVDNGWHFHHRNILHYNYSAEVGWRAVYDLIEIVFEHRFESLAELNVALIRRIFDMLDISATLVLESELNLPKFSTPDSRLISLAETLNCSNYISGQGGRNYHREEEWSDSIARWVWHEPELRRYDRGSSPWISGLSIIDMLAYSSNPAGLLRSRG from the coding sequence ATGAATTCGTTCGTGGCTCAGCAGCCTAGATACCTTCCTTGGGTAGGCTTCTTCGAGCGTGCACTCATTGCCGATTATGTCGTAATTCAAGATGACCTCCAATTCGTCAGGCAGGAGTACCAGTCCCGCACAAGAGTGGCGGATCGTAACTCGCTGGGATGGCGCTGGCTTACGGTTCCGATACATGCGAAATTTGGGCAAGCTATTAATGCCGTGTTTCCTGTGGATAATGGGTGGCATTTTCACCATCGGAACATTTTGCACTATAATTATAGTGCCGAGGTAGGTTGGCGTGCAGTATACGACCTTATTGAAATCGTATTTGAGCATCGATTTGAGTCGCTTGCGGAGTTGAATGTCGCACTCATTCGTCGCATCTTCGACATGCTCGATATCTCGGCGACACTGGTGCTCGAGTCCGAATTGAATCTGCCAAAGTTTTCCACGCCGGATTCGCGATTGATCTCTCTTGCTGAGACTCTGAATTGTTCGAACTATATTTCGGGCCAAGGCGGGCGGAATTATCATCGCGAGGAAGAATGGTCAGACTCTATCGCGCGTTGGGTGTGGCATGAGCCCGAGTTGCGTCGGTATGACAGAGGTAGTAGTCCCTGGATTTCAGGTCTTAGTATCATTGACATGTTGGCATATTCGTCAAATCCGGCTGGCTTGTTGCGGTCTCGCGGTTAG
- a CDS encoding DegT/DnrJ/EryC1/StrS family aminotransferase has product MIPLMRPSLGDWEVSAVRAVIYSGQFRGGWYNSALESVVAGSLGMEAGTTAVTATAGLWALLSSLGCGPGKEVVVSNVTCPSVAQAILLTGAKLVLVDNDPVSHQVDSAQVVSALSSATSAVVSTYAFAMPYDNSALRRQLANRGIAVIEDLAGLEGSTVFGRPVGHSAAYSIHSFGPTKMITGGTGGMVCGDAGTVASCREFLSGGYELGSKHSLPAGAPRSWLEVGETALDLELNEMNAAIVLTQLARIDELLAARRTHASRYIENLAGLEGASIFLPEPHCAPSWLYMPLICQAPDWNAVRFIEYMTERGIQVRRYFRPLSSFRHFRQRARCTEAGLRHSEGSATDTVLLPIYPDLRSEEIDYICETIFRYANTRVGR; this is encoded by the coding sequence ATGATTCCATTGATGCGCCCCTCATTGGGAGATTGGGAAGTTTCGGCGGTTCGTGCCGTCATTTACAGTGGCCAATTCAGAGGCGGATGGTATAACTCTGCCTTGGAATCGGTTGTGGCTGGGTCGCTAGGAATGGAGGCGGGAACGACGGCTGTCACCGCGACGGCCGGGTTGTGGGCACTGCTTTCGTCACTTGGATGCGGACCGGGAAAGGAGGTTGTCGTTAGTAATGTGACCTGTCCCTCGGTGGCCCAGGCGATACTCCTAACGGGCGCCAAGCTGGTACTCGTCGATAATGATCCGGTCTCTCATCAGGTCGATTCTGCTCAAGTTGTCAGTGCGTTGAGTTCGGCAACATCGGCAGTGGTCAGCACATACGCGTTTGCGATGCCGTATGACAATAGTGCGCTTCGGCGTCAACTCGCGAATAGAGGGATAGCGGTAATAGAGGACCTCGCAGGCCTTGAAGGTTCCACGGTATTTGGTCGTCCTGTTGGTCACTCGGCTGCGTACTCGATTCACAGTTTCGGCCCTACAAAGATGATTACAGGCGGAACAGGAGGCATGGTGTGCGGCGATGCTGGCACTGTCGCCAGTTGCCGTGAGTTCTTGTCGGGCGGCTACGAACTCGGGTCGAAGCACTCGTTGCCGGCTGGCGCTCCTCGATCCTGGTTGGAGGTTGGTGAAACGGCGTTGGACTTGGAACTGAACGAGATGAACGCCGCGATCGTTCTGACGCAACTAGCTCGCATTGACGAGTTGTTGGCGGCTCGACGAACACATGCCAGTAGGTACATCGAGAACCTCGCCGGGCTTGAGGGCGCATCGATCTTCTTACCTGAACCTCATTGCGCCCCCTCGTGGCTGTACATGCCATTGATTTGTCAAGCGCCGGACTGGAATGCAGTTCGCTTTATCGAATATATGACAGAGCGAGGAATTCAGGTGAGGCGATACTTCCGACCTTTGTCCTCATTTCGACATTTCAGGCAGCGGGCTCGGTGCACAGAGGCCGGGCTTCGCCATTCTGAAGGTTCCGCAACGGATACCGTGCTCCTTCCGATCTACCCAGATCTCCGCAGCGAGGAAATCGACTACATTTGCGAAACGATCTTTCGATATGCGAATACAAGGGTGGGAAGATGA
- a CDS encoding glycosyltransferase family 2 protein, producing the protein MIAARADSTRHGTSRLRLVLDSLERQTVAGDCYEVIVVDDHSDPPLADAIAARSLPISVLCPDKTGMVCAFNFGIEHAKGDLVLLGLDDEILSPGALQAHMIAYEGNGRHIGVGRARLYPSIAAQNDIYVDPLLRDGFLRETFDQIWDASVVDRRIWEFESVLASPSFPRLASSYLGMRFGNHTIPMSFFERYGLLDEKLQRYGGWNVDIDLGLRIQSSDYEFCLVSEARSINLPHPRHQLSIREAFGAWSYLIRKHGCIELLPMMSYFDGDYSIADIEESIQCMRTELECARA; encoded by the coding sequence GTGATTGCCGCTCGTGCAGATTCCACGCGGCACGGCACCAGTAGGCTTAGGCTCGTTCTTGACTCTCTTGAACGCCAGACGGTCGCCGGTGATTGTTATGAGGTCATAGTCGTAGATGACCATAGCGACCCACCGCTGGCGGACGCGATTGCGGCCAGGTCGTTGCCTATTTCCGTTCTTTGTCCAGACAAGACGGGGATGGTGTGTGCGTTCAACTTCGGAATCGAGCATGCGAAGGGCGACTTGGTACTGCTCGGTTTGGACGATGAGATACTTTCGCCGGGCGCACTCCAGGCGCACATGATCGCGTACGAGGGGAACGGGCGCCATATCGGCGTTGGGCGAGCTCGTCTATACCCTTCAATCGCGGCACAAAATGACATCTACGTGGATCCACTCCTCAGGGATGGATTCCTCCGGGAAACCTTCGACCAGATTTGGGATGCGAGCGTCGTAGACCGGCGGATCTGGGAATTTGAGAGCGTGCTAGCGAGTCCGAGTTTTCCGCGACTTGCATCCTCATATCTTGGCATGCGATTCGGGAATCACACGATTCCGATGTCCTTCTTTGAGCGATATGGTCTTCTTGATGAGAAACTGCAGCGTTATGGGGGATGGAACGTCGATATTGATTTAGGTCTGAGGATCCAAAGCTCGGACTACGAGTTTTGCTTGGTTTCGGAGGCGAGGTCAATCAACCTACCACATCCGCGTCACCAGTTGTCCATTAGAGAGGCCTTTGGCGCATGGAGCTACCTGATCCGAAAACATGGCTGCATTGAGTTGCTGCCGATGATGTCATATTTCGACGGTGATTACAGCATCGCGGATATTGAAGAGTCGATTCAGTGCATGCGAACCGAGTTGGAGTGCGCGCGAGCATGA
- a CDS encoding polysaccharide deacetylase family protein: MTERERRAAQCARSLQHWKEILEFAIERKWTILRCEEVLSRSEPLDGQTMVLRHDIDLNPLKALAMARVEHSLGITSTYFIRLHANEYNGLSHENLSILHELVRMGHEIGLHAEPVDVRLSSGLDSTKSILFGLDVLTAIAGRPVGIASHGDITPDNNLDYFDKVDVRTLGALYEAYDDYALKLFSNSRYVSDGHIWEWRLFRQGEPVQDARCLHEHLFDVDGPIYALTHPHFWYSSHALVSYR, encoded by the coding sequence ATGACCGAACGGGAAAGGCGAGCGGCACAGTGCGCAAGGTCCTTGCAGCATTGGAAAGAAATTCTTGAGTTCGCGATTGAACGAAAGTGGACGATTTTGCGATGTGAGGAGGTGTTATCTAGAAGCGAGCCTCTGGATGGGCAGACGATGGTCCTTCGTCATGACATTGATCTGAACCCGCTCAAGGCGCTTGCTATGGCTCGGGTGGAACATTCGCTCGGTATCACCTCTACGTACTTTATCCGGCTGCACGCAAATGAGTACAACGGACTAAGCCATGAGAATCTGTCGATCTTGCATGAGTTAGTTCGGATGGGACATGAGATCGGGCTACACGCCGAACCCGTTGACGTGCGCCTAAGCTCGGGGCTTGACTCGACTAAGTCAATTCTCTTCGGATTGGACGTATTGACTGCAATTGCAGGACGGCCAGTCGGCATCGCATCGCATGGCGACATCACGCCGGACAACAACCTTGACTACTTTGATAAGGTTGACGTGAGAACGCTGGGTGCCCTGTATGAAGCGTACGATGATTATGCGTTGAAGCTCTTTTCGAACTCTCGCTACGTAAGTGACGGCCACATCTGGGAATGGCGATTGTTTAGGCAAGGTGAGCCCGTTCAGGATGCTCGGTGTTTGCACGAGCATTTGTTTGATGTGGATGGACCGATCTACGCTTTGACGCATCCTCATTTCTGGTACAGCAGCCATGCCTTGGTCTCTTACCGCTAG
- a CDS encoding dTMP kinase: MRYMEGRIIVFEGIYSLGKSTQIRNLSAELARRGIEHVCTSWNSSALLSEWMLEQRIAGRLHGSVLTLLELADFAERWFGQIEPLWRSGVHVIADRYLYTAVARGLVRGVEWDQTVIQGLLALGPRPDLTFLFQAAPQVSLERRLRTERSMQGYVSGSDFLNTGTVEENYVEYQSRIAETYGLLVQDAVCIDASCSQSQVWERVKQESLRILDPDV, from the coding sequence ATGAGGTACATGGAGGGTCGAATTATTGTATTTGAAGGCATATATTCGCTTGGAAAATCAACGCAGATTAGGAACTTGTCTGCTGAGTTGGCGCGCAGGGGTATCGAGCATGTCTGCACCTCCTGGAACTCGTCTGCTCTGTTATCAGAGTGGATGCTAGAACAACGCATCGCCGGCCGCTTGCACGGAAGCGTACTGACGCTATTGGAATTGGCCGACTTTGCGGAGCGATGGTTCGGGCAGATCGAACCCTTATGGCGGTCCGGCGTTCATGTGATCGCGGATCGATACCTATACACCGCGGTCGCTCGAGGACTTGTCCGTGGCGTTGAATGGGATCAGACCGTGATCCAAGGCTTACTTGCGCTCGGCCCAAGACCGGATCTTACCTTCCTCTTTCAAGCCGCACCTCAAGTGTCTCTCGAGCGTAGGCTAAGAACGGAACGGAGCATGCAAGGCTATGTTAGTGGGAGTGACTTCCTAAACACAGGAACAGTGGAGGAGAACTATGTTGAATATCAGAGTCGAATAGCTGAGACGTACGGCCTTTTGGTCCAAGACGCGGTTTGTATTGATGCATCCTGCAGTCAAAGTCAAGTCTGGGAACGCGTTAAACAAGAAAGCTTACGAATTCTCGATCCCGACGTCTAG
- a CDS encoding MFS transporter produces MAYRESGQVFLLAEQALSEFGRQFTYILVPYVLVKIYSASAGDLAAISTVASVTAMIASAITAYIARRIRTVQLAVGGCLITMACLICVWAATLQGWPLATVVLLYLLVTLVSSTYSVGIVVAVTEVAKSDNDYLILNGRRNLVQSTASILGPSLVGALVVMVEAPRLFLVDALASLASALVFLRILRGSNVDRHESEHAATEATGRCRPSLRGHYVAARTTLTRWASIQGVIAGLLAPALITFCRRLVMTILPVILIADFGATSIEYGIVYSAGGVGYLIAASFCSWRAKGNESLKRSMSAAIPFGVACLSGLMLMVLGDSTAHIVGACLFTAGSGAFGLVVDVLITTHRQKALDLRDLTSVTSLSDAIETAGMLSAAVASGIFAAIWGPRVVACIAAFAYLVMVVLVARKTILTKALERI; encoded by the coding sequence ATGGCGTATAGAGAAAGCGGACAAGTCTTCTTGCTCGCCGAACAAGCATTAAGCGAGTTTGGGCGTCAATTCACTTATATACTCGTGCCTTATGTGCTCGTAAAAATATACAGCGCGAGTGCTGGAGATCTCGCCGCCATTAGTACCGTGGCGTCCGTCACTGCAATGATTGCGTCGGCCATTACGGCCTACATTGCAAGGAGGATCAGGACAGTACAGCTGGCGGTCGGAGGATGCCTAATTACTATGGCATGCCTAATCTGCGTGTGGGCCGCGACACTCCAAGGGTGGCCTCTCGCTACCGTAGTCCTATTATACCTGCTTGTAACGCTGGTTTCGTCGACATATTCGGTCGGAATTGTCGTTGCCGTCACAGAAGTCGCAAAGTCAGATAACGACTATCTTATTCTGAATGGTCGCCGAAACCTGGTGCAATCTACTGCGTCGATTCTTGGCCCTTCGCTCGTTGGCGCTCTAGTCGTTATGGTCGAGGCGCCTCGGCTATTCCTCGTTGATGCTCTTGCATCTCTAGCTTCTGCTCTGGTGTTCCTGCGGATACTACGCGGGAGCAACGTCGATCGTCACGAGTCTGAACACGCGGCTACGGAAGCCACGGGACGCTGCCGACCATCGTTACGCGGGCACTACGTTGCAGCAAGAACAACCCTGACAAGATGGGCGTCCATTCAAGGAGTGATCGCAGGCCTACTGGCACCCGCATTGATCACGTTTTGCCGCAGACTAGTCATGACAATTCTTCCGGTCATACTGATCGCAGACTTCGGGGCGACCTCGATAGAATATGGCATTGTCTACAGTGCAGGAGGAGTGGGATATCTCATCGCGGCATCATTCTGCTCTTGGCGAGCCAAGGGCAATGAGAGCTTGAAAAGGAGCATGTCTGCCGCGATACCGTTTGGTGTCGCTTGCTTGAGTGGACTCATGCTGATGGTGCTTGGAGACAGTACCGCACATATTGTTGGAGCTTGTCTGTTCACGGCAGGGTCCGGCGCATTCGGGCTTGTCGTTGACGTTCTCATCACCACCCATCGGCAGAAAGCCTTGGATCTCAGAGACCTAACGAGTGTCACAAGTCTATCGGACGCAATTGAAACGGCAGGAATGCTCTCGGCCGCTGTAGCATCAGGCATTTTTGCTGCAATTTGGGGACCGAGAGTAGTTGCTTGCATTGCCGCTTTCGCATACCTCGTCATGGTCGTTCTGGTAGCCCGAAAGACAATCTTGACGAAGGCCTTGGAGCGCATATGA
- a CDS encoding AAA family ATPase: MSEPIVSSVESEYARFLSKLNAADWVRHGHAHYSQTAGTTCPYCQQTLPTDFEQTLKACFDTEYDRKIQALDTFSRTYKQATAAIERMPLSRDLGPMPEQADLSTYDTLVTAIKDRLSSNLNQIDNKLNAPSTTVTLQPLGELVDQVRNTVSTINAAISEHNATVANQQTRRQECEVKAGQVVAHMLDQQIRRYTEEKDELTEKQRKARALEQDAKTRASNALRDIHRLEETAVNTTAVMNRINEHLRRSGFQGFRLIAHPSHNGNYQVVRDSGNIAQELSEGEQNFIAFLYFYFLLQGSTQPTSTASKAVVVIDDPVSSLDTDALDIVASLVRGLISDCSNLANPTYRGPDDSLIEQMFILSHNPYFMDAVSRTRVKDYRYVSLFHLTKKNNQSTVNACVRQSATAPTELENYSPVMNAYAAMWQEYQEVTSPHALLAICQRILDHYFLHITGHSAHSLTSQILEVNRDRFITRLPDGSEDATALQHAQALLARLDTNLGVSAFDDVYASTELNEPQCRLAFETIFQAMGQGQHFEMMTGQRGGHP; the protein is encoded by the coding sequence TTGTCTGAGCCGATCGTCAGCAGCGTTGAAAGCGAGTATGCGCGTTTCCTATCGAAACTGAACGCGGCGGACTGGGTGCGCCACGGCCACGCCCACTACTCCCAGACCGCCGGAACTACTTGCCCCTACTGCCAGCAGACCCTGCCCACGGACTTCGAACAGACCCTCAAAGCCTGTTTCGACACCGAATACGACCGCAAAATCCAAGCCCTGGACACCTTTAGCCGCACCTACAAGCAAGCAACCGCAGCGATAGAGCGGATGCCGCTTTCACGCGATCTGGGCCCCATGCCAGAGCAGGCTGACCTAAGCACCTACGACACCCTTGTCACCGCTATCAAAGACAGACTCAGCAGCAATCTCAATCAGATCGACAACAAGCTCAACGCCCCCAGCACCACTGTGACGCTCCAGCCTCTCGGAGAGCTGGTGGACCAGGTCCGTAACACTGTCAGCACGATCAACGCCGCGATCTCAGAACACAACGCCACTGTCGCCAATCAACAAACCCGCAGACAAGAATGCGAAGTGAAAGCCGGTCAGGTCGTCGCCCATATGCTTGACCAGCAGATCCGCCGCTACACCGAAGAAAAAGATGAACTAACCGAGAAGCAACGCAAAGCCCGCGCGCTCGAGCAAGATGCGAAAACGCGAGCTAGCAACGCTCTGAGGGACATCCACCGGCTTGAAGAGACCGCCGTGAACACCACAGCGGTTATGAACCGGATCAACGAACACCTGCGTCGGTCAGGTTTCCAAGGATTCCGCCTGATCGCACACCCAAGCCACAACGGCAACTACCAGGTCGTCCGTGACAGTGGCAATATCGCGCAGGAACTATCCGAAGGCGAACAAAACTTCATCGCCTTCCTCTACTTCTACTTCCTTCTCCAAGGAAGTACTCAGCCTACTAGTACGGCGAGCAAGGCTGTGGTCGTTATCGATGACCCTGTATCCAGCCTGGATACGGATGCCCTCGATATCGTGGCCTCGCTGGTGCGAGGGCTCATTAGCGACTGCTCCAACCTCGCGAACCCAACCTATCGTGGACCAGACGACAGCCTGATTGAGCAAATGTTCATCCTGAGCCACAACCCATATTTCATGGACGCGGTCAGCCGCACGCGCGTCAAGGACTACCGATATGTCTCGTTGTTCCACCTGACCAAGAAAAACAACCAGTCCACGGTAAACGCTTGCGTGCGGCAGTCGGCAACCGCGCCGACAGAACTGGAGAACTACTCGCCAGTGATGAACGCGTACGCCGCCATGTGGCAGGAATACCAGGAAGTCACAAGTCCACACGCATTGCTTGCGATTTGTCAGAGGATCCTGGACCACTACTTCCTCCACATCACCGGCCACAGCGCGCACAGCCTTACCAGTCAGATATTGGAAGTCAATCGGGATCGCTTCATCACCCGACTGCCTGATGGCAGTGAAGATGCGACAGCGTTGCAACACGCGCAAGCACTCCTCGCCCGCCTGGACACTAACCTCGGTGTTTCAGCCTTTGACGATGTCTACGCCAGTACCGAACTCAACGAACCCCAGTGCAGGCTTGCCTTCGAAACGATCTTCCAAGCTATGGGGCAAGGCCAGCACTTCGAGATGATGACCGGTCAAAGGGGGGGGCACCCCTGA
- a CDS encoding AAA family ATPase, with the protein MSARSDKMTAAIERITLNQATFTGQEIRPTYINFIFGKNGTGKSTIARVLGEGSGVTWHGGSAQAGMPVRVFNRDFISRNISRLDGLAGVFTLGEENNEINRQVAELRTKQQQADDEAEALGQEAIEIGKKLTQLRSAFEEQCWSVTQDLRLQMPFAFNGVRGSKQKFADYVLAQTTSVDHDLKALLAQYRLAHDSSATQCRMLDDIEVHTPDETILSSVSDCLCMRI; encoded by the coding sequence ATGAGCGCTCGCAGTGACAAGATGACCGCCGCCATCGAGCGCATCACTCTCAACCAGGCCACCTTCACCGGCCAGGAAATCAGGCCTACCTACATTAACTTCATCTTCGGCAAGAACGGGACTGGTAAGAGCACTATCGCCAGGGTGCTAGGTGAGGGTTCAGGCGTGACATGGCACGGTGGAAGCGCGCAGGCCGGCATGCCGGTGCGAGTGTTCAACCGGGACTTCATTAGCCGTAACATCAGCCGACTTGATGGGCTTGCCGGTGTTTTCACCCTGGGCGAGGAAAACAATGAAATCAACCGGCAAGTCGCTGAGCTACGCACAAAACAGCAGCAGGCCGATGATGAGGCTGAAGCGCTTGGGCAGGAAGCAATCGAGATTGGGAAGAAACTCACCCAACTGCGCTCAGCGTTTGAAGAACAGTGCTGGAGCGTCACACAGGATCTGCGCTTACAGATGCCATTTGCGTTTAATGGGGTACGCGGCAGCAAACAAAAGTTCGCTGACTACGTGCTCGCTCAGACCACGTCAGTCGACCATGACCTCAAGGCGCTTCTCGCGCAGTACCGCCTCGCCCATGACAGCAGCGCCACTCAATGCCGCATGCTAGATGACATCGAGGTGCACACCCCCGATGAGACGATTTTGTCGAGCGTGTCAGATTGTTTGTGTATGAGGATCTGA
- a CDS encoding helix-turn-helix domain-containing protein: MTNDVNEPWVNLEQVADHLTVSKDTIRNWIKDGLLPAYRVGKMYKFKLSEVDRWVREGRLDLEAKQ; the protein is encoded by the coding sequence ATGACGAACGACGTCAACGAACCTTGGGTGAATCTAGAACAAGTCGCTGATCATCTGACGGTCAGTAAGGACACCATCCGTAACTGGATCAAAGATGGGCTTTTGCCTGCCTACCGGGTCGGCAAGATGTACAAGTTCAAGCTCTCTGAAGTGGACCGGTGGGTGCGTGAAGGGCGACTGGACTTGGAGGCCAAACAATGA
- a CDS encoding DUF2800 domain-containing protein, producing MPDSHALLSASSAHRWLNCPPSAKAVEGTADTPSDAALQGTAAHALAEHKLLRALKRRSKRPISEWIDDEMETLTDDYRDFVLERLAEVRQTCVDAQVFVEQRLDYSTYAPGGFGTADALILAEPVLHLVDLKYGAGIAVSPVNNPQLMLYGLGALAAFGALYDITEVRLSIFQPRRDNVETWTIPATELIAWGQEVVAPIAAIAAQGRGEYRAGSWCQFCRIAPTCRARAAANLALARHEFAPPAELTLDEVADVLMKIPELKAWASDVEAWALAQAQAGTQVPGFKVVAGRSVRKYSDEAAVAEAAKKAGYTDIWDKKLIGITAMEKLMGRSTFKDVLGDLVVKPEGKPTLVPESDKRPPLERVSAATDFTNTTHN from the coding sequence ATGCCTGACAGCCACGCACTCCTAAGCGCCTCGAGCGCTCACCGGTGGCTCAACTGCCCGCCCTCTGCCAAGGCGGTAGAGGGCACGGCAGACACCCCATCGGATGCCGCACTGCAGGGTACGGCCGCTCATGCACTTGCAGAACACAAGCTGCTGCGAGCCTTGAAGCGCCGCTCCAAGCGACCCATCTCTGAGTGGATCGACGACGAGATGGAGACGCTTACGGATGATTACCGCGATTTCGTTCTCGAGCGCCTGGCAGAGGTTCGTCAGACGTGCGTGGACGCGCAGGTCTTCGTTGAACAGCGCCTGGACTACAGCACCTATGCGCCGGGTGGCTTCGGCACGGCAGACGCGCTCATTCTGGCCGAACCAGTACTTCACCTGGTCGACTTGAAGTACGGCGCGGGCATCGCAGTGTCACCCGTCAACAACCCGCAGTTGATGTTGTACGGGTTGGGCGCTTTGGCGGCGTTCGGTGCCCTGTACGACATCACCGAAGTACGGTTGAGCATTTTCCAGCCCAGGCGGGACAACGTCGAAACCTGGACCATCCCCGCCACTGAGTTGATTGCTTGGGGGCAGGAGGTCGTGGCACCCATCGCGGCTATCGCCGCACAGGGTCGTGGCGAATATCGGGCGGGGTCGTGGTGTCAGTTCTGCCGAATCGCACCCACATGCCGCGCAAGGGCAGCCGCCAACCTGGCACTGGCCAGGCATGAGTTCGCGCCGCCCGCCGAGCTCACCTTGGACGAGGTCGCTGACGTGCTCATGAAGATTCCTGAGCTCAAAGCATGGGCGTCGGATGTGGAGGCATGGGCGCTAGCCCAGGCCCAGGCCGGCACGCAGGTGCCTGGGTTCAAGGTCGTCGCAGGCCGCTCGGTCCGCAAGTACTCGGATGAGGCTGCGGTGGCTGAGGCCGCCAAGAAGGCGGGTTACACCGACATCTGGGACAAGAAGCTCATCGGCATCACTGCCATGGAGAAGCTCATGGGCCGATCCACCTTCAAGGACGTTCTCGGGGATCTGGTGGTCAAACCAGAGGGAAAACCCACTCTCGTTCCTGAGTCCGACAAGCGGCCGCCGCTCGAACGTGTCAGTGCCGCCACTGATTTCACCAACACCACCCACAACTGA